The proteins below come from a single Argentina anserina chromosome 1, drPotAnse1.1, whole genome shotgun sequence genomic window:
- the LOC126789001 gene encoding heavy metal-associated isoprenylated plant protein 45, translating into MFGWRHGKTSQISNAISIVELSVHMDCEGCEKRIRRAISKIEGVDSLEIDMDKQKVTVTGYVDERKVLKVVRRTGRKAEFWPFPYDSEYYPYASQYYDESTYSSSYNYYMHGHNEAVHGYFPDPLYSTVSDQTVHLFSDDNVHAYCALM; encoded by the exons ATGTTCGGTTGGCGACATGGGAAGACATCACAAATATCTAATGCCATCTCC ATTGTGGAACTCTCGGTGCATATGGATTGTGAAGGATGCGAAAAGCGGATACGCCgagcaatatcaaaaatagAAG GTGTGGATAGTTTGGAAATAGACATGGATAAGCAAAAGGTAACGGTGACAGGATATGTGGATGAACGGAAGGTGTTAAAGGTGGTGAGACGAACGGGAAGGAAAGCCGAGTTTTGGCCATTTCCATACGATTCCGAGTACTATCCTTACGCATCTCAATACTACGACGAGTCAACCTACTCCTCCTCTTATAACTACTATATGCACGGCCATAATGAAGCTGTGCATGGCTACTTCCCTGACCCTTTATATTCAACAGTTTCTGATCAAACTGTTCATCTCTTTAGTGATGACAATGTTCATGCCTACTGCGCCCTTATGTGA